In Hyla sarda isolate aHylSar1 chromosome 9, aHylSar1.hap1, whole genome shotgun sequence, the following proteins share a genomic window:
- the ELK1 gene encoding ETS domain-containing protein Elk-1, with product MVAAGTNRHSKTLQEQSRPDPQDFSGQERRLRLQTEMDPSGTLWQFLLQLLEEQSHRHLISWTSNDGEFKLLDAEEVARLWGLRKNKTNMNYDKLSRALRYYYDKNIIKKVSGQKFVYKFVCYPDPGSGEPSKEDAKCRDSVNELTQTPKPGDSSPFVPKMVRSSSKTSRNEYMRSGLYSTFTIQSLQAPPSAQPKANKPDILPPAEAPSIPEAKGPSISIPSYEAVEQDDGDLSLEVNIHSSKELQLHVTVDPPTPDIKVEDPLEEASADIEDLSEPQVFLASLPDLKTPTSDQPLTQEILVVINSPKKEEEEEVKGNTDSQEEEEEVKNEETSAPVSSSEGGQPLKGKKPKDLEIPFSSVIGSEKMNTAVNSLLAPGSASSVITSHSLTPLLLTPSSLPPSIHFWSTLSPIAPRSPAKLSFQFPSNGSNQIHIPTLSVDGLSTPVVLSPGPQKP from the exons ATGGTTGCTGCAGGGACAAATCGTCACTCAAAGACCCTTCAAGAGCAAAGTCGACCAGATCCGCAAGACTTCTCTGGACAGGAGAGGCGCCTGAGACTGCAGACAG AGATGGACCCTTCTGGGACACTCTGGCAGTTTCTCCTGCAGTTGTTGGAGGAGCAGAGTCATCGGCACCTCATCTCCTGGACGTCCAACGATGGGGAGTTCAAGCTGCTGGACGCCGAGGAGGTGGCACGGCTATGGGGCCTGCGCAAAAATAAGACCAATATGAATTATGACAAGCTGAGCCGGGCTCTCAGATATTACTACGACAAG AACATTATCAAGAAAGTCAGCGGGCAAAAGTTTGTGTACAAGTTTGTGTGTTACCCAGACCCTGGCAGCGGTGAACCCTCCAAGGAAGACGCCAAGTGTAGGGACTCTGTGAATGAACTGACCCAGACCCCAAAACCTGGAGATAGCTCCCCCTTTGTCCCCAAGATGGTGAGGAGCAGCTCCAAGACGAGTCGCAATGAATACATGCGCTCTGGTCTCTACTCCACATTCACCATCCAGTCGCTACAAGCTCCACCCAGTGCGCAGCCCAAGGCTAACAAGCCGGACATCTTGCCTCCAGCTGAAGCTCCTTCAATACCAGAGGCCAAAGGTCCAAGCATCAGCATCCCGTCATACGAGGCTGTGGAGCAGGATGATGGAGATCTCTCCTTAGAAGTCAACATCCATAGCTCCAAGGAACTGCAGCTCCAT gTCACAGTTGATCCACCAACTCCTGACATTAAGGTGGAGGACCCCCTTGAAGAAGCCTCGGCAGATATTGAGGACCTCTCGGAACCTCAGGTCTTTCTTGCTTCTCTACCGGATTTGAAGACCCCGACTTCTGATCAGCCACTTACCCAGGAGATTTTGGTAGTCATTAACTCACccaaaaaggaggaggaggaggaggtaaagGGAAACACGGAttctcaggaggaggaggaggaggttaagAACGAGGAGACGTCTGCTCCAGTGTCATCTTCTGAAGGAGGACAGCCCCTAAAAGGGAAAAAGCCAAAGGacttggaaattccattttcttctGTGATAGGGTCAGAGAAGATGAACACTGCTGTCAATTCCTTGCTGGCTCCTGGAAGTGCATCTTCTGTCATCACTTCTCATTCTCTG ACACCTCTACTGCTCACCCCAAGCTCTCTCCCCCCTTCTATTCACTTCTGGAGTACGCTCAGCCCCATCGCTCCTCGAAGTCCTGCAAAGTTGTCCTTCCAG TTCCCATCAAATGGAAGCAACCAGATCCACATACCAACCCTCAGTGTCGATGGACTATCCACCCCTGTTGTCCTCTCGCCTGGACCTCAGAAGCCATAA